Proteins from one Puntigrus tetrazona isolate hp1 chromosome 10, ASM1883169v1, whole genome shotgun sequence genomic window:
- the gabrr3a gene encoding gamma-aminobutyric acid receptor subunit rho-3a has translation MNFALSVLRLMCLAWLWPVALLKGSNTQNQRRHKDVYLGESTRHKHGGRIDFKTKKSDSTKSLLIKSEQLLRIEDHDFAMRPGFGGSAIPVGIDVQVESIDSISEVNMDFTMTLYLRHYWQDDRLAFPSSNNKSRTFDARLVKKIWVPDVFFVHSKRSFIHDTTMENIMLRVYPDGNILYSVRITVTALCSMDFSRFPLDTQNCSLELESYAYNENDLMLYWKNGNDSLRTDEIALSQFFIEEFHPSFGLAFYSSTGWYNRLYINFILRRHIFFFMLQTYFPTMLMVMLSWVSFWIDRRAVPARVSLGITTVLTMSTIITGVSASMPQVSYVKAVDIYLWASFLFVFLSVIEYAAVNYFTTVEEMKKLQKGKLPVSYDATQAMAYDGCFHDDIDVSPFPELPTTPSTTRTIPPRASSTEPPPTEGTRLWRKRSVGKNIRFIMSNSYMIDSYSRIIFPVAYLLFNIIYWCIYS, from the exons ATGAACTTTGCTCTCTCTGTACTGAGGCTGATGTGCCTGGCCTGGCTGTGGCCCGTCGCCCTTCTCAAAGGAAGCAACACACAAAACCAGCGCAGGCACAAGGACGTCTACCTGGGCGAAAGCACACGGCACAAACATGGAGG ACGAATAGACTTCAAAACGAAGAAGTCTGACAGCACCAAATCTCTGCTGATTAAATCAGAGCAGCTCTTGAGAATAGAAGATCACGACTTCGCCATGAGGCCTGGTTTTGGAG GTTCGGCTATTCCAGTGGGCATCGATGTGCAGGTGGAGAGCATTGACAGCATTTCAGAGGTCAATATG GACTTCACCATGACCTTGTACCTTAGGCATTACTGGCAGGACGACAGACTGGCCTTTCCGTCCAGCAATAACAAAAGCCGAACTTTTGACGCTCGCCTGGTGAAAAAGATATGGGTGCCAGATGTCTTCTTTGTTCACTCCAAGCGTTCTTTCATTCATGACACCACCATGGAAAACATCATGCTCAGAGTCTATCCAGATGGAAACATTCTCTACAGCGTCAG AATCACGGTGACGGCTCTCTGCTCCATGGACTTCAGCCGGTTTCCTCTAGACACGCAGAACTGCTCTCTAGAGCTGGAGAGTT ACGCTTACAATGAGAACGACCTCATGCTCTATTGGAAGAATGGGAACGATTCATTAAGGACTGACGAGATTGCACTCTCGCAGTTTTTTATTGAAGAATTCCACCCTTCCTTCGGGCTAGCCTTCTACAGCAGCACCG gcTGGTATAACCGACTGTACATAAACTTCATCCTCAGGAGACACATATTCTTCTTCATGCTGCAGACATACTTTCCCACAATGCTTATGGTCATGCTCTCCTGGGTGTCCTTCTGGATCGACAGGAGAGCCGTACCTGCCCGTGTGTCTCTAG GAATCACCACCGTGTTGACCATGTCTACTATAATAACAGGCGTCTCAGCGTCCATGCCTCAGGTGTCTTACGTGAAGGCTGTGGATATTTACCTTTGGGCCAGTTTCCTCTTTGTTTTCCTGTCGGTCATTGAATATGCTGCTGTGAACTATTTCACCACGGTGGAAGAGATGAAAAAGCTTCAGAAAGGAAAG CTTCCGGTTTCCTACGACGCAACCCAGGCTATGGCCTACGACGGCTGTTTTCACGATGACATAGACGTGTCTCCGTTCCCCGAGCTCCCCACCACACCCAGCACGACTCGGACCATCCCTCCCAGAGCCTCCTCCACCGAGCCTCCTCCCACCGAAGGCACCAGACTCTGGAGGAAACGCTCGGTCGGCAAGAACATCAGATTCATAATGAGCAACAGCTACATGATTGACTCGTACTCCAGGATCATCTTTCCAGTGGCGTATCTTCTCTTCAACATCATCTACTGGTGCATCTACTCCTGA